The Citrus sinensis cultivar Valencia sweet orange chromosome 4, DVS_A1.0, whole genome shotgun sequence DNA segment CAAAAAGTTGAGGTGGGTGCTACTACTTGCCAGTAGTGGTGCCTGGAACTCTCTAGACATTTGTATTCGAAGtgactttttctttcatttatgtTGTTGTCGTGAAAGTAAAGGTAGGGATAGATTTTTTGCCCTCTCTTTTCTCCAGACTTTTCCTACCTGCATGCATGGTCCAATTTAATCTGCATCATCCGTAAGAAGATGATTCCTCTTTACTGTAATATttcgaacataaaatatagcCGCCCCAGTTGCaaattatgtgtgtgtgtgtgtgtgtgtatacataTGTATGAAACCCTAACGAAAATGTAAAACAATTAGCCCAGTTCTAGTTAATTGTATATGAGAATTACCTCAAGGAAAACTTATAGACTTTTGTCTCTTTAATAGAGttcaataatttatgaatatattATTGATCAAGTACggccaattaattaattatgagactGGCTGGTTGGGGGGTTGTTGTATATAATTGAAGAGTTGCTTTCGTAGATTTGCAAATTcggaagaaaataatttgtttgagTGGTGGAAAGACAGCTGGTGTTACTTAGCAAAAGGAGCATCCAGAGCCTGCCTAAACATGGAATGATTCTTTTAGGATCCCATTTTAGGGTTATAAAAAGCCAACAATACGAGACAGTGGCTGACAGAGATCCATCCACACATATTTAtacctaaattaaaattatacatCCGTGATCTAACAATTAACATATCAATAATCAATGTAAGATTATTATAGAGTTTAGACGCCGTGGATTTGATTAACACAATAGATTTGATGATAAATTGCTTTCCTCTTGtgcaataaaacaaacaaaagcaatGAGGAGGAGTCggcatatgaaaaaaaaacatatatacaATTGTATTTGAATTTCTATGTACTGTTCGTGGAGAATAGGAGGGACAGCGTTGCCGGCTGGCTGgttttgaaaacaataaaatgaagaaaatgtgGTTCAAGTCGTTTTacaatgtaataataataataataataatggtagGTGACACCCCACCACAACTTGGCAATAAATACAAGAAGAGTGAACTCAACTTTAAAGCAGAATTTTGACCATCTTGTTGCATAATATTACGTAAGTCACCATTGAAAAAGCTACTTATTCtgtttttaaattactatcaCTTTTATATAAAGTTTCAATTATATGAACCGACAGTGCTCTTATCAAGGATTGCTCTCCTTCTCccaatttctctcttttctttctttctttctttctctttttttttttttaaaacatttttcaataaatttattatcgtATTTGATGACAATTGGTGATTAAACAAAAGTCGGGTTGTACCGACCTCAGGTCACAGACCATTATAAAATCATAGGTTAAAtggcactttttttttttaaataaatgaaaaggaaattaatttactataattttagTCTTATAAATGAAGAGTGTTGACAAGTACTCTTATAAACATGTTTCGaattaactatatatatagttgaTGGAGTACATGAAGACAGTTTTATTACgatatatatgttatatgttaCATTAGTTGAGATACAACTATTCAtaccaatttcattttttttatcaatttattactgaacctttaaatgtaacaagatatttaatataatctatATAGTTAAAGTCTATATTGCCCATGGAGAtgtgtaaattaaaaagataatgtTGTCATTGAAAATGAGcaattatacacacacacacaattatttatttacaaaattaccctataataagttaaaaaaagaataattgagTCCAAAAGCTAATATATTTATcgacttgaataaattaaaattaaataggaAAATTGAACAGGTaccaaatttctttttgagaAACCATATCTGTGAGTTCTTACCTtgttattatgaaaatagcATCATTTTGGcctaaagaaatttaaatattccCATGAATTTTACTAATAGTGTTCACTTTTTAGTGATAAATTGacgaaataaaaaagttacaaAGTTTTGAACTATTGTCAAAATTCCTTACtgataaattgatatatcaaaaagagaaaaaaagagataaattgataatttccaTTGTTGAAATAAAACCTCAAACGATCGAAgcaatgcaatttttttttatttttttaacatttaccCAAGTTGCAAATATTGCGTGACATCGAATCAAATATCTTTCTCTGCTGATCGTCTTTTGTTTATATCATCCAATTCTTTTTCGATGGGTAGAAACGGCGGAGTTATTAAAGTGGTTGGTGAAAATTTGAAGGAAAGGTGACACTGACAACAAGATGTGTCAGTTTCAGTGAGTCATATTGCACACTTGAACTTCGTATTGGCCTTTGAACTTCGTGTTGCCCCTTCAGCGCCAAGTGGGGGAGGAACTTAACTTGTtttcagaaaacaaaaaacaaaactctcTGTGTCTCTCTGTGAGCCTCACGCAATATATTCTCATATTATTATAACCCTTTTCATGTCCTGATTTTAAGTCTAGGTGCCCCTCCTCACCTTTTGCTTActtttaaatactttttttttttttggctttggctttggttttttggttttggttttgggaATGTCTCTTCTGAAGGTTGTTCAACTGCTGTCGACGTGACTACATTGactacttatttaataaattaacaatctcTATTGTGTTAttacctaaaaaaaaatcaatcctTTCACACAGTAACATACTGGAGATGGTCTTTTTGCATTTGGGGTGTGCCTTGAATTTCTTCCTTTCTCTGCAAAAATGAATGTTTTGAGCTGTTGAGACTGCCGTGATGGATCGGGAAACTGGGGTTTATCAGAATCTTGTTAAGGTGAGATGTTTTGTATTGATTGTTCATTTCAGTTTCACAGCACAATTTTAGTCTTTGTTGCAGACGCATTCATTATTCATATACTGTATTTACAATAAACTCATTTCAGTTCCATAATCACAGCATATGCATTagttttatgctttttttattttttcgggggaaaaaaatacttttctttcagtAAAATGCATTTCATtgctaatttttattgtaaagccaattggtttatttaatacgattattgtttttgttgcaGAAAGAATCTTGGAGAACGGTGTTAACTTTAGCATATCAAAGTCTTGGGGTTGTCTACGGAGATTTAAGCACTTCACCATTATATGTCTACAAAAGTACATTTGCTGAAGATATTAAACACTCAGAGACAAACGAAGAAATATTTGGAGctttatctttcattttttggaCTTTAACTCTGGTTCCTTTGCTTAAGTATGTGTTTATAGTGCTTAGAGCTGATGATAATGGTGAAGGAGGAACTTTTGCTTTGTATTCTTTGCTGTGTCGACATGCCCGAGTTAACTCACTGCCTAATGGCCAGTTGGCTGATGAGGAACTCAGTGAGTATAAGAAGGATGTTAGTAGTTTGGGACCAAAAAGTAGTTTTGGCTCAAAGTTGAAATCCACTTTAGAGAGTTATAGGGTGTTGCAGAGATTTTTGCTTGTATTGACATTGATTGGGACATGTATGGTGATTGGTGATGGTGTGCTCACTCCAGCTCTTTCTGGTAATCGTGGGGTttgctttgttttgttctgacattttttttttttttttttttgagttttgagtCTCTAAAAGCCAATCTGactgtttgatttttcattttgtttgtgCAGTTTTTTCTGCAGTGTCAGGGCTTGAGCTTTCCACGGCCAAGGAGCATCACAAGTGTAAGATCCTTGTCTTTTCCCTGGTTGTTTTGATTACTTGTAGTTCGCTGAGACAAGTGAAACGAATAGACAAATCAATGTTTGAGAGCATAAGGCTTGCTGCAACATAGTCTTCTGAGGTGTTTTTCCCCGCTGTATTATTTCTAACAGAATCTGGTTTAGTTGGAACTTCTGGCAGagagttatttttgtttcctaGTGCTGCCTAATTTACAgacttttatgtttttagcTGCTATCAAAGTTTTCCAAACTTACTGACTTCATTTTGTAGCTTCCTCAACCACCCACAGAAAAgagtacatatatatatttgaaagaTTACAGGTGTTCTTGAGAGTTACTATCTAGTTTGCAGTTTTATGAGTTTAGTGGGTGGGTGTCAGTTTTATCACCTCCGTACTggtttctcaaattttttgcaATCCTTAAAAAGCCTATgataaaactttattattcattttcgCCATGTTCTTTCCCTTCATCAATTCCCTAAAATTGCATATTTCATCCACTGAAGGGTTTATTTGAGGAGTATATGACATTCTACAGAGCCAAAACCAGTTATTGCAAATGATAAGCTAAATTTGTTTCTATAACTGCTGCGGTCATTGTGTATTAAAGTATGCTTAAGATGGGAAGGATAATGTATAAAATTTCTGAAAAGTTCAATAATTTTGCAGATGTAGAAGTTCCAGTTGCTTGCATCATATTGATAGGCCTGTTTGCCCTTCAGCATTATGGCACACACAGGGTTGGATTCTTGTTTGCACCTGTGGTTTTGATTTGGCTTCTATGCATCAGTGCCATTGGCCTGTATAATATCTTTCACTGGAACCCTCATGTATATCAAGCACTTTCTCCCTGTTACATGTATAAATTTGTGAAGAAAACTCAGAAAGGAGGTTGGATGTCCTTGGGTGgaattttattgtgtataACAGGTACTTGCATGGGATAGTTGATTTTTACAGGGAAGCCATTTTCAAGCAAAGTGTTTTGTTCAAACCCCTAATCcacaattttgttttctaggCTCTGAAGCTATGTTTGCTGATCTTGGACATTTTTCACAATTGTCAATCAAGGTGTATACTCTTAATAACTTGAACCTATGCTGGTAGTCTCTTTTCCTAAATTTACTACTTTACAAGGTGTTCTTGTTTTATAATGAGCTTGCCCGATAAAGTAGCCTCCCCATCGCATCTGATGGGTGAATCCTGGCCAATGTGGCATGAATATGCATATCTTGTGTGTCCTTTCACTACGGCCGGCCCAATTAtgtgtttaaaatatttgggaaatatttttcttacatCCGAAGTTAATATTCTCTTGCCACTTAGGTGTCTCCAGTCATTGCCTTTAACATAGTTTTGGTTAGTTCTCTCTTGCCCTGTTATGGTTTTCAAATTTAGATGCTGCCCCTGACAGTTTTGGTTCATGCATGCAACTAGGAAAGGAATCAGGGCATGGTGCGTAACTAAGTTAGATTAGAATGTTctctttttgttctttcaaGTACCATAtctgaaattaatttggtatGCATACTTACATTTCTGCAGATTGCATTCACCTCTTTGGTGTATCCATCCTTGATTCTTGCATACATGGGTCAAGCTGCCTATCTATCACAGCATCATGTACTTGACAATGATTACCGAATTGGATTTTATGTGTCTGTACCAGGTAGGTACTTTGAGGTATTTTCTACGATGATTATATGTTTTCCACAATAAGTGAGTTTTAGTTTATTGGAAGGGACACATTATTGATGCAGAGAAACTGAGATGGCCAGTTCTAGTTATAGCCATTCTTGCTGCAGTAGTGGGAAGTCAGGCCATCATCACTGGAACTTTCTCAATCATCAAGCAATGCTCGGCTCTAGGTTGCTTCCCACGAGTCAAAATAGTCCACACATCATCCAAAATCCATGGTCAGATCTACATACCGGAGATTAATTGGATCTTGATGATATTATGCTTAGCCGTTACTATCGGCTTTAGAGACACAAAACGAATGGGCAATGCATCAGGTAAGTCAACAGCAGAAATATATGATACAGTAATGCTGAATGTTTGGCCAGATGTCCAGGTTGTACAGATAGGAAAGCAGTTCCCATTTATGTTCAATTAAAATGTCTTTCATATGAGCTTTATGAATCTAAGCCCCAGCCTGAGACATGGTTATAAGAATCATTATGGATATTCCTGAGATATGTTTTTTAGGTGCGACCCTGCctgaaaaacaacaaaaccttggtttttttgtttcttttacaGTGTTCCTAATAATTTGCTCTCTACGGAACAGGTCTGGCAGTCATAACTGTAATGCTGGTCACCACCTGCCTAATGTCTCTAGTAATCGTCCTATGCTGGCAGAAGAGTGTCTTTTTCGCAATATGTTTTGTGTTCTTCTTTGGCACAATTGAAGCTCTTTACTTCTCAGCTTCTCTCATCAAGTTCCTCGAAGGAGCGTGGGTTCCAATTGCCCTTGCATTTATCTTCCTGATTGTCATGTGTGTGTGGCACTATGGCACCCTCAAAAAGTACGAGTTTGATCTGCAAAACAAGGTCTCCATCAACTGGCTACTTAGTTTAGGTCCTAGCCTAGGCATTGTACGGGTTCGTGGCATTGGCCTCATACACACTGAGCTTGTCTCTGGAATCCCTGCAATCTTCTCCCACTTTGTCACCAACCTTCCGGCCTTCCACCAGGTTTTAGTCTTCCTTTGTATTAAATCCGTGCCAGTTCCTCATGTTAGACCAGAGGAGAGGTTCCTAGTTGGTCATATTGGTCCAAGACAGTATAGAATCTATAGGTGCATTGTAAGATATGGATATCGTGATGTTCACAAAGATGACATGGAATTCGAGAAGGATCTTGTCTGTAGTATTGCAGAGTTCATACGCTCAGGAAGTGTTGGAATCAATGGTGCAAATGAAGATCCGTATAAAGATGATGACAAAATGACAGTTGTGGGTACATGCTCTAGCCATACAGAAGGGATTCAAATGAGTGAAGATGATGTCATAGTAAACATAGACTCCCCTGGCACGTCAGAATTAAGAGAGATACAGTCGCCAACCCAAATCAAACCGAAGAAAAGAGTGCGATTTGTTGTACCCGAAAGCCCAAAAATTGACAGGGAGGCAATGAAAGAACTACAGGAACTTATGGAAGCTAGGGAAGCTGGGATAGCTTACATATTAGGTCACTCGTACGTAAAAGCGAAGCAAGGGTCAAGTGCACTAAAGAAGcttgtaataaattatggaTATGAGTTCTTGAGGAGGAACACCAGGGTACCGTCGTATGCGTTAAGTGTACCGCATGCATCTACGCTGGAAGTGGGAATGATATACCATGTATGAGTATGATTTTGGTTTATACAgaaattttaacttacaaTGTAAATGCTATTGCTATATATGTTGTGAAGTAAGATAGAACGCCACCATCCAGATAAAATGGAGGATTAAAGAGCTCCCAAAGTGGTTTAGTCACTGTTTGTGCAGCCCACCATCCCTGATTTTTATGCGGGCTTTTAAACGAAGCAATCCAATGAGCGCTGCATAATTAGCTGGAATCAATGCCATAACATAATCTGATAATCATATCTATTAATATTAGCACCGCAATCCTATCGTCACCGGAATAATTTCACATGCGTTAAGCACAATTTCTTGGTGTATTGTAAGGAATTTCGATACCCCTATTAAGTGCTTTTACAAAGTCGAAAGCGCAACAAGTAAAAGGCGTTTTCAAAGGGAGAAGTTTACTGGAAAGTGGTGGGCATGAACACTCCTCCACCATCAAAGTTTCAAACTATTGTTTTTAGAAAAAGCTCTTTCAATTGCTTTTTCGCACTTACACGGAAAGCACTTCTTGGAATGGTGCTTTATAAACAAGGTGCCTTTTTGAAGCTTTAGCCTTGACAAATTGTTTACGGACCTGCTTTTGTGGTATGCAATAAAGCTAGAAGAGCCCATGCAATGAATCACTTTTTTATCGTTATCTCGTATGAGCCGACGAATACAATATTATTCAAAACAGAGCACTGGTGCCAtgcaatttataacaaaagtTTCTGAGTGttgattagggatggcaatggggaggggaggggaggggaccaatctccccgtacccatccccgatattttgcgtatgtccccgtccccgtcagaattacttgagagaatacccatcccctccccgaataataacaggggatccccgagggtccccaatccccgaataactcatacattttttttttaattttgagttaatcatattaaaataaaaaattcaaataaaagtaaagttcgaaatatatcttacattaatatctattacaaaagtcacatacattaaattagtaagtaacgcaacatgcaaggaatacaaacttcttttacaaactatcataaacaaattaatagtttaatacagaattgttacaaataaaatcgaatttagattcaaaattaactttttcaatggtggcgtgggcactttataaatgtggactattccttttacaacacaatagttaaattcaaatcaaaagcaaatattagattagattagatattaaaattgtgattcgttgtgggcaattataacatctaaaaataaataaaaaatagatttaagtttaaaatatttaaagaatattaaaattaaaaaaaatgtttggctaatagaatctactcgatctttttaatgtcctaaataaaaatttaggactttaattagttaattaggcctaaaagtttaatagtataaatatttcgatattttttatttttaccaatatttataattttataatttaaattttattatttatttactagtaattttaaaaaattaaaataaaattaaaaattaaaatggggaaatgggtaggggatggggattccacctcatccccgtcccctctccgaataagaaattgggtaaaaaaatttctccgtcccctccccgaataagaaattgggtatgaaattatccctataccctccccgaatgaaaaaaattcccgaaggtacccgtccccgtggggatttttgccatccctagtgttgatgttataatttataaatgacCCTTGGAGCTTATCTTTTAGGCAAGGCAATTTGTGGAccaagtattaaaaaaaaaaaaaaaaggggccaTATCTATTATATAAGATTTTATGCAATCTTCTTTAAATGTCAAtgtttattattgattttttttatacgcAAATGCAAAAAAAGAGTCCATTgttcatagttttttttttttttttagaattttgaaaaggCTTTTCAtcaatcaatttcaataaagTTCATCAGTTTTATTATAAGgggagataaaataattttaagtttaagaaaaaaaaattaaccaatgatagtttttatttttcatttcaaacagagtattttttaaaaattagaattcaGTGCTGAATTAAGTTTTTGCTGAACGTTGAATTAATGGGTAAGGttgttttaaacttttattcttgtttttctttgttctaaCAATCGTTGATTGGGTGCTAgagcaaaaattaaattcagcACTGAATctttatccatttttttttaaagtaaaatgagATTTAAATGCTAGAAAGTTgcaatttatattgaatttaGTAACGTATGGTAGTTAGATAGTATTGTCTGACCAGCTAAAAACGattgaaattttaagttatactAAAGTATCAACTGATCACCTAACAATTACGTGGCAAAATATTCTGATTTGAAACATTTGAAACATTACAATATCAATCTAATTTGAGATTCTGGCCTTTGTTACTATGGAAGAGTTGCAAAAGCCATCGTATCCCTAATCAATTATGATATTATtcatgagatttttttttcttaaaaaaagaaaagaatttaaagaaaagaaaatcatggGGCTCTGATTTATAAAAAGATTGTACACCAAGTGGGCAGAAAAAACGTTGCTATCAATTTGCATTTGACAATTCACCTCCCTCTCCCACATGCCTAACCTTATCCAATTTCTAATCGCCACGAACctgttttgtttcttcattcatCACAACAATATTTcacaatatttctttttcttattataaaagtgaAAGGAGAGCCAAGTCAACTCGAGAAATTAAGATAAGCGCGTGTGTAATtctgatttgaatttttagattaaattaaagaaatgcaGGTGtcctcatatatatatatatatatatatatttttttttacgtGGACGCGCTTTTAAACTATAAAGTTTAagagaatttttaatttttttaaatcgtatgattttataatttattaaaaaaataagtctcTTAAATTACACGGTTTAAAAGACTAAAAAAATGCAGGTACCCGCACTTGAgaatttgatatatatatatatataaattgttgcatcctaataaataaaacgatGAGATGTCTAAGAAAATTGTTGcatcccaaaaaataaaatgatgagACATCTaagaaaagcaagaaaaaaaaatcccaagaATGGTAAAGTGAAATTGAATAATCAATCAAACAACGAGTTGTTCGTTAATTTGGGAGAGGAAAAGAGAATAAATCTTTAACCATTTATGTATAACATGTTATTAATAACTTCATCACATGTGTAAAATGTTTATGTcgtttatatatttagaatataaataagatcAAATGTCGTACTACTCGGAGAGCAAGAGATGCATGATATGTCATTGTTCACAGAGCTTGAATGTCATAATGTGTACAATTTCAATACATAGATGACATGTTGTTACTCCCCCCCcaccctccccccccccctctcttttttttttctctggaGTGTGATTTGCACGACTGATATAACTAACTAgattgatttaagtttaattattatacattattaaatattaattattttattccttttaaGCTTTTCTTCACTCTGTCCCTCATGTCGACACTTTAATGAGTTCCTCTTAATCTTTTAATGAGCCTCTTTTAACTCAATCTTTATAATTTGTCATTCTCGTTTGACACGTGTATTCTTCTTGTTGGTTCAACTAAAATTTACCTccaacaaaatataatttaattacctttttgaaaagaaaaaaaagtatttgacATTTGaaactataaatatatttaactttttgatATGGATACCTTCTCATACATACAACTagagtttttaataaatattctaaataaactgtataaacattataataatataactgTAACATTAACTTGCCAAACTTCTTCTATTGTTGCAATCGTCCGCgaccctttttcttcttcatttgtttaaaaatataagacaATTATATTTAGTAGTGAGACGAacgattaattaaataataactaattaattttttcacctTAAGATACAAAAGaactatgaaataaattagGCTCATAACcccatttgaatttattgtagtATGTTTTTATGAGTGGATAAGATGAAGCCAATTTTGGGGTTGTTGTGGATAGGTGAACAAGTACAACTAAAGCATAAATTTAGATTAGACAAACCATTCAACAGCCAGCTAATTATACAAGCGTGCAGGTGCTTACCAAGTGAcgcaaaaaacaaaattttcttttcatactAGAAAAGCTGTAGCAGTCAGGCCCTTAATTCTTACATAATTACAACCAATGCCGACAAATCTATGCGACTCCACCTGATTGGCCAGGAACTCCAAATTTTTCACAAAGTTGCAATTTCACAGTACCCCAAGTCCTTGTCCGTGATTTTATCACCTAAAGTTTTAACTTCCACTTTATATCCTATAAGCCCCTGATTTCCTCACAATTCTTATTTAAGGCAAACATATCAAATCATATTAAGTAGATCCACACAACTAATTTTCTCTATTACTTATTAAgggtagttttttttttctttttcagaggTAACTTACAATCTACTAATATTATAACCACGGGTTTATCGAAGGTCTCATCCGTTTGTTACTGAAGTCCAATGATTTAAAAGCTATAATtgcttgaaatataaattttgtttgtgaaacaaaagttgacaatttttgttaaatatgactttaaaggtttgaaaaatagtaatatagtataactcaaaattttatacttaataaaCATGATATCTATCAAATAACTATAAGTtttgtaacaaaaaaaataagttatcaCTCACTcaattgtatatatataacaaacgATATTTCTTACAAAAGATCCTAACAtttgattatatatttaggACATGTTTAGTAATGttgtatcttttaaaataatcgttataaaataatcaattgtaaaaaaaaaattaaatatttagtaaaatttatttaaaacttattattaaacatattGTGAGTTTTAGAAGCATGTATATATTTAGTAAGGCTTACTGCTGAGCTGTtgtaataaagtaaataactaaaataaatataatattgaataaaatttaattacatatttataaacatgtatataatttttttattgtgtatatattacTTTAtagctaaaataattttttctatctctattaatgttatttttcatttgccATGTTAATATAATTGGTAACTATAATGTtctctttaaagttaataattttaattactaattgaatataaataattttagatttttataatctaCATGAGGATATaagaaattgtattaaatataaaagtgattctcaaaatcagattttaaaATGCTATTTCTTTtctacttttcaaattttgctCAAGGATAGGGTGATTTTATCAaaagtaacttttaaaaaaatttattaagtgcTAAAACTAacttttaatcctttttatcACTTTTGAGCCTTTTAAATATGCCCTTACTCATGACTcaatttttggatattaaattttattacttgtgaaattatttattactcatTCTGTTAtccctaaaataaatattacaacatATTACAagttggggaaaaaaattaaaagagagac contains these protein-coding regions:
- the LOC102630777 gene encoding potassium transporter 6 isoform X1; the encoded protein is MDRETGVYQNLVKKESWRTVLTLAYQSLGVVYGDLSTSPLYVYKSTFAEDIKHSETNEEIFGALSFIFWTLTLVPLLKYVFIVLRADDNGEGGTFALYSLLCRHARVNSLPNGQLADEELSEYKKDVSSLGPKSSFGSKLKSTLESYRVLQRFLLVLTLIGTCMVIGDGVLTPALSVFSAVSGLELSTAKEHHKYVEVPVACIILIGLFALQHYGTHRVGFLFAPVVLIWLLCISAIGLYNIFHWNPHVYQALSPCYMYKFVKKTQKGGWMSLGGILLCITGSEAMFADLGHFSQLSIKVSPVIAFNIVLIAFTSLVYPSLILAYMGQAAYLSQHHVLDNDYRIGFYVSVPEKLRWPVLVIAILAAVVGSQAIITGTFSIIKQCSALGCFPRVKIVHTSSKIHGQIYIPEINWILMILCLAVTIGFRDTKRMGNASGLAVITVMLVTTCLMSLVIVLCWQKSVFFAICFVFFFGTIEALYFSASLIKFLEGAWVPIALAFIFLIVMCVWHYGTLKKYEFDLQNKVSINWLLSLGPSLGIVRVRGIGLIHTELVSGIPAIFSHFVTNLPAFHQVLVFLCIKSVPVPHVRPEERFLVGHIGPRQYRIYRCIVRYGYRDVHKDDMEFEKDLVCSIAEFIRSGSVGINGANEDPYKDDDKMTVVGTCSSHTEGIQMSEDDVIVNIDSPGTSELREIQSPTQIKPKKRVRFVVPESPKIDREAMKELQELMEAREAGIAYILGHSYVKAKQGSSALKKLVINYGYEFLRRNTRVPSYALSVPHASTLEVGMIYHV
- the LOC102630777 gene encoding potassium transporter 6 isoform X2 → MDRETGVYQNLVKKESWRTVLTLAYQSLGVVYGDLSTSPLYVYKSTFAEDIKHSETNEEIFGALSFIFWTLTLVPLLKYVFIVLRADDNGEGGTFALYSLLCRHARVNSLPNGQLADEELSEYKKDVSSLGPKSSFGSKLKSTLESYRVLQRFLLVLTLIGTCMVIGDGVLTPALSVFSAVSGLELSTAKEHHKYVEVPVACIILIGLFALQHYGTHRVGFLFAPVVLIWLLCISAIGLYNIFHWNPHVYQALSPCYMYKFVKKTQKGGWMSLGGILLCITGSEAMFADLGHFSQLSIKIAFTSLVYPSLILAYMGQAAYLSQHHVLDNDYRIGFYVSVPEKLRWPVLVIAILAAVVGSQAIITGTFSIIKQCSALGCFPRVKIVHTSSKIHGQIYIPEINWILMILCLAVTIGFRDTKRMGNASGLAVITVMLVTTCLMSLVIVLCWQKSVFFAICFVFFFGTIEALYFSASLIKFLEGAWVPIALAFIFLIVMCVWHYGTLKKYEFDLQNKVSINWLLSLGPSLGIVRVRGIGLIHTELVSGIPAIFSHFVTNLPAFHQVLVFLCIKSVPVPHVRPEERFLVGHIGPRQYRIYRCIVRYGYRDVHKDDMEFEKDLVCSIAEFIRSGSVGINGANEDPYKDDDKMTVVGTCSSHTEGIQMSEDDVIVNIDSPGTSELREIQSPTQIKPKKRVRFVVPESPKIDREAMKELQELMEAREAGIAYILGHSYVKAKQGSSALKKLVINYGYEFLRRNTRVPSYALSVPHASTLEVGMIYHV